GAATAATATACGTGATAAGCTCCCTGCATAGGTCTTGATTTTTGTATGTGGTGTTTTCTAATTGACGAAGATATGACTCAATCTATGTGCAAAGATTGTTAGCCAGGTGGGGTCATTCTACATCTTTGCAATATGGAATTCTTTATCAAGTCATACAAAAGTTAGCAAGCAAAATGCACAAGAACTACTATCTAGTATTGCAAACAAGAGTGTCCATGTGTAAATTCATGAACAAAGGATCTACCTCATGAACATGAATGATATCATTGCCAGAGAGGTTAACTTCCAGTCCTGCCTCCATGAACAGCTTAATAGCTATTGGTATGATCAGATGAATACACATGATTTTGGCTAAGGTGCAAATTTGTCATCTGTTAATTCACCATTCTGCTACAGGTTGGATAAGAATTAAGTTAAACTCGGTTCCATGAGCCAGTTGACCGCAAAAGGATATATGATGCATAATGTTAGATAGCAAACCAACAAGTATGCTGCACTCAGACATCGACACAAAGCAATGTAGTAATGTTTTAACACAAGAGTTGAAGAAGGTTATACCATAGATCCCAGACAGCTATATAAGCATGACAAGGTCACCATATAGCAACATCTTTAGACTACCACAAAACAAAGACAGTTTGAGTTCATCAAATATTTGTCCCCACAACTAAATAACACACCCAAGTAATTCCTGTTCCAATATGTTGCAGCATTTTAACCGCTGCTCTTTTTATGAGAACATGGATACACTTATTTGTTTCATCAACCTTGAGAACAATCAGTTTCTTAGAATAAAATCTAAAAAAGAGTACGTATTATTCGACACCCACACGAGAGCAAGTGTGATCAGCTGATTGCAGATAGCTGGACGTCAGTACAAAGCCCAAGCAAAGCTCTATATCAATATTTGCCAAATTCAAGAGACATGATCCCATCCTAGAGAGTTGTAAATGTAACAGAATCAAACAAATGCACAAGTATCACTGCTTCTAAGCATGAAGTGCAGAAGATAGGTACTAACTTTGTAAGACAGTGGATACcttcacatcattatccatatccttcCACAAATCCCAATGTTGTGTGGCTCTACAGTTTCGCGTGGCATGCTTGCAGGATAAGGTGCAAAACCAAAGCACTGAGATGTGGTATGACTTTTCCACTTTCATATAAGAGCACCTTAGAATTTTCACAAAGATGTCCCACCCAGGTCTCCCAGGTTAGCCCCATAAACTACAGCAGCTTCTTGGGTGCACTATTAGATTATTTCAGGACATCATCATGAACACATCGCCATACCCCCAGCCCCCACAACTGACAAGCCAAAAATAAGCTGAGAGAGTTGAATGATCTAAACAATAAAAGACACACCTTGGTACCAGCAATAAGCAATATAAACCCAGTCACATTTTTAACCGGTATACCATCTTTATGGATAGTACACCAACAACACTTAGCATTCCAGCTAGATAGCCATTTCCTAGACACCGACTTGTTGCACAGATATCACCAGTGCACTTCTCAAATATGTGACTATCTGGATAGTAATTGTTACCACTATTGGGTAGAGCTAGCTCCCACCATCTGCAGTTCTTCCACAAAAAGACAACATCATTTTTTATCTGTTACAGTATCTGTCTCGTAAAAACCAGAAAGATAACATAGGATAATATAATTAAATATATTGGTTTGAAAAATGAGAATGAAGAGAATTAGCTAATTACCTCTACAGGCTCCACTCCACATAAAATAGAAACACACAAAAATTCTATGATCTCGAAGCTCAAAAGAGCaagcacatactccctccgtctcaaaataagtacctcaactttgtactagctttagTACATAATTGtgctaagcttgagacacttattttgggacagagggggtATAAAATTAGCACCCAAGCTTCTATATATTACCATGAAGGGAAGATCTGCCACATTGCTGCCCTTTGCAGCCGCTCAACTGAATAAATAATCGACATACTGAATACAGCGAGAGCAAGGATGTTCACGAAGTTCCATGTTGGAATATTTTCTATGCCACTACTCCTGCCAAGCTGTATACTGAAATATGTTCACCTATTACTAACATCAATTAAGACTAACATAAACTCAGAATATGGCCATGAAGATAGTGGTTTCTGTAAATGTTAGTAATAAAAAAAAACTCTTTCAGAATCTAACATGCCAGAGGTAAACAAGATACCATAGCGAAGAGACAACATATATTTAAAGGAAGATACACCAAACAAGAAGACAGCATCTCCTAAAGGTTGCACATACATAATCGCTAGTCTGAAAGAGTGGCTATATTGTAATGAAGTTTGCATGACCATATGATTCATACCTTCATAAAGAGAGTACATTTCCATGCTGCTTTGTACTGTCTAAGCTCAAAACATAAGTTTACTTATATGACCAGTTATGAAAAAAGCAGATAGAGTCCATGGCAGCTGTAGATTATACAAACCTATCTGCCATAACATAACTTTAATGTTAGGGCAATAGTAGATTATAGAGAATTTAGGGAGGAAAGGGGTAGTGGTAGAAGATGAAAAGACGCAGATCTTGACACCTCACATTTGAACCATCTTGCCAGAATATCTGAAGTACAAATTTGCGAAAATGTTCTACCATACTCTGTTTGTGTCAGTTTACTTATATGACCAATTATGAAAAAAAGCAGATAAGAGTCCATGGCAGCTGTAGATTATACAAACCTATCTGCCATAACATAACTTTAATGTTAGGGCAATAGTAGATTATAGAGAATTTAGGGAGGAAAGGGGTAGTGGTAGAAGATGAAAAGACGCAGATCTTGACACCTCACATTTGAACCATCTTGCCAGAATATCTGAAGTACAAATTTGCGAAAATGTTCTACCATACTCTGTTTGTGTCCCAGATTTGTATTGCATGCCTTTTGCCTAACAGCTATAAATGTAATGATTTAGAATGAGCAATCAAACTACAGCGCTGTTGCTAATTTCAAGCTAAAATCTGATGAAGACTTCCGAGTGCAGTGGCTGGACCTGAGAACTATCAGGCCCGCTGAAAACTATCTGGGTGCCTGCTGAAGCTCTTTGAAGAATTTCTGCCTTTCGAGAAAGGGGCAGCACATCTGGCTGAACCTTTCGGAGCCCTTGTGGGTGATCCTCTTTAGGAGCAACCAGGAATAATTTCTGAAGGCAACTGGCCCTCGTCAGCAGAAAGTCCAGCAGACGCATCTCATTGTGATGCCCCTTGAAGTTTGTCATCTTGGCCAGCTGAAGGTTTTCTAAACCCTCTTCAGGCCGTTCTTCCTCTGGCACCTCCAAGTAAGTCCTCGTGAACGAATCATGGGTGTTTGTTGGTAGCTGTCATATTAAGTGCCATATATTGAGAATCAAAACATCCAGGCATACATATAACGGATGGATGGACTATGATCAAATAAATTGGGCATAAAGACAACAACCTGCACGAAGAACCTCTCCAACTGAGGACAGGAACAGGTCTTGAGGAAGCTATAAATGTCTGCGAGGTTGGAGTTGGCCATCCCGAACATGAGCAACTGAAGCTCCTTCAATCTGCGGAGGTTGGTCTCCTTGACGATGGTGGCTAGTGACGCAGACACATACTAGAGGTAGACAGGATAGAGAAAGTATAAGCGTATAGGCAATGGAAAGTGCTGCATCAGAAGGAAACGGAATAGATGCGGAGACGAACCTGGAGGGCAATGCTGCATATGGTGAGGGTGGTGATATGGGCAAGGTAAGGAACCGACGAGGGCAAATTGGTGGACGGCAAGCCGGCTTCTGGCCCGCCCGAGCAGAGATAGAGATCCTGGAAACAGTCTCCGACGCCGGAGAAAAGGTTGCTGCAGAGGAAGGGCCCGCTAAACCGGAAGGAGCGGAGGCGGCGTGCGGCGGGGACCCGCAGCTCGGTGGTGCGTGAGCAGTCGACGACGGTGAGGCTCCTGAGGTTGGCGGCCCCGACGGTGGTGAAGTCGATGCGGCGTAGGTGGCGGCAGTAGCGGAGCTCGAGGTCGCGGAGGCAGGGGCAGGCAGCGACGACCCGGCGCAGCGCGGCGTCGGTGATGGAGACGGAGTGGAGGTGGATGACCTCGAGCGTGGCGACCATGGCGTTGGCGGAGGCGGTGAGGTGGAGCCCACGCACCGAGAGGCGTGCCAGGAGCGGGCTCCCGACGGGGAAGTGCACGGAGAGGGCTCCGGCGCGGCGCTGGCCCCCGCGCGCGCCGCGTCCGCCGGCGCCGTCGAGGCGGAGCTGCAGGTCCTCGACGCCGCAGGCCGCGGCGTAGTCGACGCAGCGCTTGAGGTCGGGCTGCGTGAGCTGGCCCGCGTGGAAGGCGAGGGAGAAGACGTCGACCCGGCGCCGCCCGCGCCGGTCGACGGCcgcgagctgggcctgggcccccGAGGGCCCCGGCGGGACGCGGAGGCGGAGCGAGGAGGGCACCGGCCAGCGCTGCTCCCACAGGTCCCGCCACCGCGAGGAGAGCGCGCCGGTGCGGATGGCGCACTTGAGCGGCAGCAGGCTGAGAATCTGCAGCCGCAGCGCGTCCGGGAGCTCCGAGATGCGGTCCTCCCACCCCGCCGTGCGCCGCCGCTCCAtctccatcctcctcctcttccccctcctctcccctaccCCGTCCGCATCGACCTGGATTCGCAGGTGGGGGCGTGATGGGCTGgccgcgtgcgtgcgtgcgtgccgcTGGGGTCACTGGACCGGGACGGCGAAGGCGAAGGGGGGAGGGAGAGACGTGTGGAGGCGTCTCGCCGGTGCGGTGCGCGTTGCGTCTCCCCTTCCAATCCCTCTCTCCTCTTGCCTCTTGGCCCGTCCCTCGTCTACCACTCTTCTACCTTTGTTTGGTGCGGCGGTCAGCACTCAGCAGCAGCCCGTCCGTCCGTCTCtccctccatccatccatccatccccgGCCCGCGTCGCGTCCGCACCGTTGCGTCGCGTCGCGTCGGCGTTGCGTACGCATCGGTCGGTCGCGTCGGGCGCCCCACCCTTTTTGGTTTCGGCCTCGTGCCCGGTCGCCGGATCGCCCCGTTTCACACGGCGCGTTCGCATCCTTCCTCTCCTCTCGCCCAGCCAGACAGCTGCTTTCCGAACGGCTTCGTTGCTTTCTTTTCCGAAAGAAAATTTTGATGGAGTGATAAACAATTCCTTCATTCCGGCCTCCGCCGTTTTGTGCTCTGCGCTCGTTTCACACCCTTTCGgaggccaccaccacctccatttCTATGTTTTTCTTGCCCCTTCTCTTTTCTGGAAAGGGGGAGATCCTTTCGTGTTCGCGTGGCCCGTTGCTTGGTTGGGATTATATTGAGCTGACCCGCGGAGTGACCCAATCATCTTGCAGATGTGACAAACAGTCAAGATGCGTTATTTGATGGGGAGTGATCTGGGCCGGTCGCACCCTGTGCGTCGGATCTGGTCACCTTGGCCGTTGGACTCCTTTCTCGCCCATAACCTTCAATCGACGAACGCGAGCCTCTCGTCGGCCGTCTTTGTCCAACATGCAGTGGAGCTCCCCCGGCGCCCGCCCTCCCGGTCGAGCGGTCCTTCTCACGTCGCCACCCCTCGTCGGCTGTCTTCGTCCAACATGCAGCGGAGCTCCCCCGGCGCCCGTCCTCCCGGTCGAGCAGTCCTTCTCACGTCGTCACCCCTCGTCAGCCGTCTTCGTCCAACATGCAGCGGAGCTCCCCCGGCCCCCGCCCTCCCGGTCGAGCGGTCCTTCTCCCGCCGCCACCCCTCGTCGGCCGTCCTCGTTGCTGGTCGTCGTCCTAGGCGGCCGTCCTCATTGTTGGTCGTCGTTCTTGCATCTCGTGTCGTTGCCGCTCGCCATCGTTGTCAAGAAAAGCTTCAATCATGGGAAAAAAGCTTAAAAGCGGCGCCAAGAAAAGGATttgtttttcaaaactactacTTATTTTATAATAAATTGGAAAAGCATATGTGCATTTTTTAAAATGTCAAAACTAGCACCCCGTCAGTCTCTGGTGGGCCGACGGGGGACCTGTCGGCCTGTGGGAGGCCGAAGTGGGCCTGTCGACCTGCGGGTGGCCGAAGAGCCACCTGTCGGCCTCGGGGTGGCCGAAGAGGGCCCATcggcctccggaggccaaaaaCCCCTGGATAACCCCTGCCgagccttcttcctcctcatttCCTAgttcctcttctctctctcgttTTTCTTCCCTCATTTCGCCCCCCCTCCGATCTCCTCCATCCTCCGCCCATTTTCCTATTCAATCCGTTGAATCAATACATCCTACCGATCTCCACCGGCCTACGGtctcattttgtgccatgatggtggggtggtggaggtgtggatggtgaggagatggtgtggtggagaggaagaagaaggtgaagaggagtgaagaaggggacacaagtggtggtggtggtggtggtggtgtaggtaGAGGTGGAGGTGTGGGTAAAGGTGGTGGTTCGTCGTTCGTTGTTTCTTCGCACGCTTCAAGGATAAATTCAACAATCGTTTTCGTATGCTTcggtagatttggatatatttaggtgACTTAGTTAAgtcgtttaaatatttttaggttgtccagtagatttggatatattttaGGTTCTCCGGTATATATATCTAAGTCTGCGAGTTAagttgtttaaatatttttaggttctcAATATAGATATATTTAAGTCTGCTAGTTAACTTGTTTAAATATATTTAGGTTCTCCAGTAGATTTAGGTCTGCCAATTAATCTGCCATGGTTTCTTGGAGCGAGGGATCAAGCTCTTCTTGGGATGACGATAGTGTGACTAGCGAGGTACGTTAATTTTGGGTTTCCAGCATTTACGAGTAGGTTTACGGTTCTTCATTTCGGGATTTCATAACAGTTCGGTGTCTTCTGTTTTTAGCTTCCTAGGACTATCACATGCCATGAATGGAGTGGCATTGCTCATGAACTATTTTTTCGTTATATGCATCTAGAGCCTTGCCTCAGGCAAGTTGCATTTCAATATACTGATACTGGACGATGTTTTCTTGCTTGTGCAAAGGAGAAGGTATGTTGCACTGTAATTAGTTAATCTTAGTTAGTTTTCTGCTCCGCtcaatttcatgcatgttaatcactgaaattgttttgaattttaggCAGAAGAAAAATGCTTCTATCTGGAATGGATAGACCCTGAGTGGTCAGTTGCTATGCATTCTTGCATAGGTCAATTGCGGAGCATGCATGACAAAGAAAACGAGGACAGAATCAGAGATAAACTGAAGCTGGGTGAAGAAAATTTCAAAATAATTGGAGAAAAGAGGAGGATGGAGGAAGAGCTTCGATTTTTCAAACTTGATTTTACAAAAATGGTGGCTGACAAGGAGGAGGCTATTAGTCAGCTTGGCAGTGCTAGGTTGGCTATCAGTGATCTAAAAGAGGAGATTGAGAAGAAGAAGTTGGCAGACTATTCTTCCACCAATCCACATCAGGTACTCAGGGCGAAGGCAGAGAAGGAGAGGGACCAGCTTGTGCTAGAGAGAGACCaaatgaagaaagagaagaaaaagctgGAGCACATCAATTCTGATATGATGAAACGGAACCATGGCTATAAGGACAATGTGAAGAAGTTGAAGGAGATCTGTGATGAATTTTAAGTATATAATGGTTGAATTTGGATTGAACTATCCAATAGTTGAACTATCCAGTATTAGAATTTGTATTGAATTATCCAGTAGTATCGAACTATCCAGTAGTTGAACTATCCAGTACTAGAATTTGTATTGAATTATCCAGCAGAATTATCCACTAGTATCAGTAATTATGTGTTTTCACTAAGCTCATGTAGACATAGtgcaaacatattacaaattaaaACATAGTGCACACATATTACAAATTAAAACATAGTGCAAACATAGTCCGACATAGTACACATTAAAACATAGTGCAGACATATTACAAATTAAAACGTAGACCGACACATTATGTAGCTTCTGAGTTATTTATTCCTCATCCACCCCTTCGGCCTCGACTGCCACGTCCACCACGATTGCCACAACCACCTCTTGCTACTGATGTCGCAATCGTCGATGTGGAAGCAGTGTCTTTGTTCAGGTCAGGGCAATATTTCATCCTATGTCCATAAGCCGCACAGAGCAAACATTGTCTGGTTGCTCCACCAGCTTCAGATTGGTCCATATCGTTTCGGATGCGCTTTACCTTACGTCCTCCCCTGCTAGTTCATCGAAGTCCAGGATCCGGGATGTATACTCTCTCACCATCGTTAACCTTGTTGAAATTGCCGACGACTCTAAACCCTGTCATCTCACTTGTCCATGCAATGAATACTGCCTCTTTTGAATAGTACGGAGACACGAAGGAGATATTGTCTAACTCAATCTGGCCACAGGCAGCCAACACATGTGAGCAAGGCAGGTGCAACAACTGCGGTTTGTTGCATGTACACTCGCAAGTTGGATAAATTTTCGTTCCAAATTTAACCTCATGCGTCTTCACTTCATTTGCAGAACCAAAACCATCAGTAGGAAGCTGAACCTCATACCTCCTTTCCAAATTACCTATGACCGTGACAgtgtgcttttttgctttctttatCTTCTCATACATGTACTGCATGACACGGCTACAATAAGTTGTGTTCTGATTAACTGCAATATGATTCTTTGCTAACTCATGCCTTTCTCTGAAATATCTCAAAGTCCTCTGGAATACACCCTCCACAATAGTTGTTAGTGGCAATGCTATAATATGCCCTCTGAGTACAAAGTTATACACCTCTGCAAGATTGGTTGTCATGTGGCCATACCTCACTCCATGGGTGTCATGCAGCAAAGACCAATTCACTGGAGGCTCTTTCTCTATCCACTCAGAAAAATTATTTattgccctgcccttctttctcttcGTATTAGGAGGGTAAattgctggcaagtcacaaagaCCTACTGGCTCCTCTAGCTCCGCGATGAGTGTTGTTAATTTAACCTGgtatttttccattttcttcctaGCAACGACCTGCTTCTTAGTAAACTCATCTAGTTTTGACCAAATAAATTCGTGTTTGTGCTGCTGGTTCTGCTTGCATAACTTTTTGAACAAGTTCATCAACCGTTTGTTCTCGAACTATGAGAAAAAAATTGCACCCAGATGGCGCATGCACCACCGGCTTTGCAAGTCCTTCCAAGGTGTTGGCTCGTCAGCTGTTGGATTACTTAGTGTCTTCACGGCCTTTAATATACCAGGATGTCTGTCATGAATGACACACACGTTTGGTCGATCCTTCACGATCGCAATTTTAACTTGCCAGAAGAACCATACCCAGCTCAGAAAGTTCACACCCTCCACAAATGCCATGGCTAGTGGGATGATTTGGTTGTTCCCATCCACACCAATAGCAGTAGGGATTTGCCCTTTGTACTGACCAGTCAAGAATGTACCATCCACAAACATCATAGGAGGACAATGCTGGGAAGCTTCGATGCACAAACCGAAAGAGAATAATACTCATTTCAACGCCTTGTAATCTGGTATAATCTCCAACCTCGTGTGTTGTATGTTAACATAAGTGATGGGATTCCTCTCCTTCAGTATGTCAAGGAGACAGACAACATTATCATATGAGTCGAAGAACGTCCCAAACCTTTCCTCTATAGCCTTctgcttagccctccaagccttCCCATATGGAATGTCATAATTCTATCTGACCTTCACTGCTTTCTGGATATGTTTTGCTTCCATACCTTTCTTCTCAACTATCTCAGTATACATGAGTTGCACTATGAGAGTTGAACTCAGGTTTGGATGACGAACCAACAGATTTTTACTCACACAATTATGTGGGACCACATTGGTGACAACCCAGTGGATGTTATACTTTGTCACGTGCCCGTGCACCTTCGCATGACAACCTGTTTCAACACAATTCACGGTATATTTTGTTGGAGTTGATATGTGTGTCAGGAAAAACCTCTGCGTAGACATAGCCCACCTTATCACCGCATGCTTCaattttttctttgtgtcaaacaTAGCCCCGATCTAGACTTGGTTCAAATTATATTGCCATGGAGTCTCATGGCCATTGTTGATAGTAATGCCATCGGCTATGTCCTTATCCCATCCGGAAGGAATCGTTACCTCCACTTCATCCTTAGAATTTTCAGAATCCAGATCCTCCGCAAACCCATCCTCGTTCTCTTCCTCCATCACCCTCTGCATTTCATCGCCTTCCTCATCCCCATCAGCAACACTAGAGCCAGCTAATAGTATCGACTGAATACTCTTCCCAGTCTCATGACCAATACTAACATTGTGTGAC
This genomic stretch from Hordeum vulgare subsp. vulgare chromosome 6H, MorexV3_pseudomolecules_assembly, whole genome shotgun sequence harbors:
- the LOC123403705 gene encoding F-box protein At5g03100-like, with product MEMERRRTAGWEDRISELPDALRLQILSLLPLKCAIRTGALSSRWRDLWEQRWPVPSSLRLRVPPGPSGAQAQLAAVDRRGRRRVDVFSLAFHAGQLTQPDLKRCVDYAAACGVEDLQLRLDGAGGRGARGGQRRAGALSVHFPVGSPLLARLSVRGLHLTASANAMVATLEVIHLHSVSITDAALRRVVAACPCLRDLELRYCRHLRRIDFTTVGAANLRSLTVVDCSRTTELRVPAARRLRSFRFSGPFLCSNLFSGVGDCFQDLYLCSGGPEAGLPSTNLPSSVPYLAHITTLTICSIALQYVSASLATIVKETNLRRLKELQLLMFGMANSNLADIYSFLKTCSCPQLERFFVQLPTNTHDSFTRTYLEVPEEERPEEGLENLQLAKMTNFKGHHNEMRLLDFLLTRASCLQKLFLVAPKEDHPQGLRKVQPDVLPLSRKAEILQRASAGTQIVFSGPDSSQVQPLHSEVFIRF